One window of the Rhizorhabdus dicambivorans genome contains the following:
- a CDS encoding alpha/beta hydrolase family protein, producing MRSPALILALLALLTPAAAVWSAPPAPLTRSAIPAPATARPAPTTAPPAVSPAVPSAAAPIVATPPRPAPTTPRAAGPISLCEGVWLDGMRNRAVPVRIRMPSGSGKLAVVLFSHGLGGSLDAGAIWAHAWAGAGFAVVNLQHPGTDSAIFGKPGFKSALNLEQLAERARDIQFVIGELGRRVLEGPCDLRRIDSSRIGVAGHSFGAQTVQAIAGQSFPTAMEPPLSDLRVRAAIGLSPSPPIGWSPEAAFSTIRVPFLSITGTADAVPFVTPITALQRQEPFRLMPPGEKYLLVLNGGTHEMFAGQSFRTMLNGEPTPHIRDAVIEATLAFWRATLDGNAAALLWLQSPTGLRAVLNEGDAFESR from the coding sequence ATGCGCTCGCCTGCCCTCATCCTTGCGCTGCTCGCCTTGCTTACCCCCGCAGCGGCGGTCTGGTCGGCGCCCCCCGCTCCCCTGACGCGCTCCGCGATCCCCGCCCCGGCCACCGCACGCCCGGCCCCCACCACCGCCCCGCCAGCCGTCAGTCCGGCCGTCCCGTCGGCGGCCGCGCCGATCGTGGCGACACCGCCCCGCCCCGCCCCGACGACGCCCCGCGCCGCCGGGCCGATCAGCCTGTGCGAGGGCGTCTGGCTGGACGGGATGCGCAACCGCGCGGTGCCGGTGCGGATCCGCATGCCTTCGGGCAGCGGCAAACTGGCGGTCGTCCTGTTCAGCCACGGCCTGGGCGGTTCGCTCGACGCCGGGGCGATCTGGGCCCATGCCTGGGCGGGCGCGGGCTTTGCGGTGGTCAATCTCCAGCATCCGGGCACCGACAGCGCGATCTTCGGCAAACCCGGCTTCAAGTCGGCCCTCAACCTGGAGCAGCTGGCGGAGCGCGCGCGCGATATCCAGTTCGTTATCGGCGAACTGGGCCGCCGCGTCCTCGAAGGCCCCTGCGATTTGCGCCGGATCGATTCCAGCCGCATCGGCGTCGCCGGCCACAGCTTCGGCGCGCAGACCGTGCAGGCGATCGCCGGACAGAGTTTCCCCACCGCGATGGAGCCGCCGCTCTCCGATCTGCGCGTCCGCGCCGCGATAGGCCTCAGCCCTTCCCCGCCGATCGGCTGGTCGCCCGAGGCCGCCTTCTCGACGATCCGCGTCCCGTTCCTGTCGATCACCGGCACCGCGGATGCCGTGCCCTTCGTCACGCCGATCACGGCGCTCCAGCGCCAGGAGCCGTTCCGGCTGATGCCGCCGGGCGAGAAATATCTGCTGGTGCTGAACGGCGGCACCCATGAGATGTTCGCGGGCCAGTCGTTCCGGACCATGCTCAACGGCGAACCCACCCCGCACATCCGCGACGCGGTGATAGAGGCGACCCTGGCCTTCTGGCGCGCCACGCTCGATGGCAATGCGGCGGCCCTGCTCTGGCTGCAGAGCCCGACCGGCCTGCGCGCGGTGCTCAACGAAGGCGACGCCTTCGAGAGCCGCTGA
- a CDS encoding TIGR03557 family F420-dependent LLM class oxidoreductase encodes MVKFGYKLMTEEHGPKALVDNAVRAEAAGFDFVSISDHFHPWLESQGHAPFAWSVLGGIAQATSRIGIATGLTCPIIRYHPAIVAQAAATIALMSDGRFTLAVGAGERLNEHVTGARWPSLPERHAMLAEAIDIFRALWQGGVQNWKGDYYVIDHAQLYDCPDAPIPVVVGVSGPHSVALAAEKGDGIMTTEPKAELVEGFRKSGKDGPRYAEALIAYAPSEKEGLELAHRQFRFSALGWAVNSELPAVQGFEAATKHVKPEDLADSAAAGPDPDRAAAFIRRYIEAGYDHVVLTCPGPDQAGFIDFFEKQLRPKLG; translated from the coding sequence ATGGTGAAGTTCGGCTACAAGCTGATGACCGAGGAACATGGGCCGAAGGCGCTGGTCGACAATGCGGTGCGCGCCGAGGCGGCGGGCTTCGACTTCGTCTCGATCTCCGACCATTTCCACCCCTGGCTCGAATCGCAGGGCCATGCCCCCTTCGCCTGGAGCGTGCTGGGCGGCATCGCCCAGGCGACGAGCCGGATCGGCATCGCCACCGGGCTGACCTGCCCGATCATCCGCTACCATCCCGCGATCGTCGCGCAGGCGGCCGCCACCATCGCGTTGATGAGCGACGGCCGCTTCACCCTGGCGGTGGGCGCGGGCGAACGGCTCAACGAGCATGTCACCGGCGCGCGCTGGCCGTCGCTGCCCGAGCGGCACGCCATGCTGGCCGAGGCGATCGACATCTTCCGGGCGCTCTGGCAGGGCGGCGTCCAGAACTGGAAGGGCGACTATTATGTGATCGACCATGCCCAGCTCTACGACTGCCCCGACGCGCCGATTCCGGTGGTGGTAGGGGTGAGCGGACCCCATTCGGTGGCGCTGGCCGCCGAGAAGGGCGACGGGATCATGACCACCGAGCCCAAGGCCGAGCTGGTCGAAGGCTTCCGCAAGAGCGGCAAGGATGGCCCACGCTATGCCGAGGCGCTGATCGCCTATGCCCCTTCCGAAAAGGAAGGGCTCGAACTGGCGCATCGCCAGTTCCGCTTCTCGGCGCTGGGCTGGGCGGTGAACAGCGAGCTGCCGGCGGTGCAGGGCTTCGAGGCAGCGACCAAGCATGTGAAGCCCGAGGATCTGGCCGACTCCGCCGCCGCCGGCCCCGATCCCGACCGCGCGGCGGCTTTCATCCGCCGCTACATCGAGGCCGGCTACGATCATGTCGTGCTGACCTGCCCCGGCCCCGATCAAGCGGGCTTCATCGATTTCTTCGAGAAGCAGCTCCGGCCGAAGCTAGGCTAG
- a CDS encoding type II toxin-antitoxin system RelE/ParE family toxin: MAKSRLEWREAARADLLAIVDYISDDNPDAALALLDDVEAKATQLVDNPKMYQAGRVAGTREMLVRKSYIVVYAEDARAVTILRVLHAAQMWPR; this comes from the coding sequence GTGGCCAAATCAAGGCTTGAATGGCGGGAGGCGGCGCGCGCCGACCTGCTGGCGATCGTCGACTATATCTCGGATGACAATCCGGACGCTGCGCTCGCCCTGCTCGATGACGTCGAGGCCAAGGCTACCCAACTCGTCGATAATCCAAAAATGTATCAGGCTGGCCGGGTCGCAGGCACCCGCGAGATGCTGGTCCGGAAAAGCTACATTGTCGTCTATGCCGAAGACGCACGGGCCGTGACGATTTTGCGGGTGCTGCACGCCGCGCAGATGTGGCCGCGCTGA
- a CDS encoding error-prone DNA polymerase, protein MNGPVPFVELVAASNYSFLRGASDAGEMVAAALAAGHAGLGIADRNTVAGVVRAWKALREAREELKEQGLPDIDFRLVTGARLVFCDGTPDIVAYPATRHGWGRLTRLLTVGNRRAVKGDCILQINDLLDHVEDLLLIVMPGGGMVLGEEGARLHPNWQGPLARSSLHPKPSPQRRLGSMSLAAIDGVRVDGSSPVEADMDPSLRWGDGIERTLEILTAAAPDRVWLGLAMPYSGRDKRRLAKLARIAAGVKNQKGDDQPHAPGNPVPLIATNDVLYATPQQRPLHDVVTCIRLGLKLEEAGTRIAANAERHLKPGREMARLFRDYPEAVEESLGLLDRIDFDLGQLRYEYPHEPVPEGWTPQGWLEHLVRKGIRWRYGTAPSRKVLRLVVTELKLVRKEQYAYYFLTVHDVVRFARSQGILCQGRGSAANSVICYVLGVTEVDPVANQLLFSRFISEDRKEPPDIDVDFEHERREEVMQYVYRRYGRHRAGIAGTVIHYRPRSAVREIAKVLGYSEDVAARLTSTIWGSFAAKMEEKRFHETGFDTGNVGIARLNMLVEQLLTFPRHLSQHVGGYVLTEDRLDETVPIHNAAMDDRTFIEWDKDDIDALCLMKVDILALGMLTCIRKAFALIETHIGRQYTIASIPPDQPDVYDMLCRGDSIGVFQVESRAQINMLPRLRPRELYDLVIQVAIVRPGPIQGGMVHPYLRRRAGKELVVYPSPGPAHDPDELREVLGKTLGVPLFQEQAMKLAIVAAGFTDAEANQLRRAMATFRNVGTMPKFERKMIDGMVKRGYPADFAARCFEQIKGFGSYGFPESHAQSFALLVYASSYIKCRYPAVFACALLNSQPMGFYAPAQIVRDAREHGVEVRAVDINNSGWDNGLERTSSTDDDHSDEGAGFSLALRIGLRQIDGFREAWAEALVAARGAGRFTGIEELARRARLPRRALRLLADADAFRSIGLDRRAALWEARRTPDGELPLFAAARARELGEEPDAMLPAMPLSEHVAADYQLTRLSLKGHPMQFLRGTFEREGVLSCREASEARNGRRARVAGVVLVRQRPGEGKAIFITLEDETGICNVLLWARTFEVQRRQVMASRLMVVEGEIQKSPEGVVHLMGAIVTDRTAELDRLSEDHRAQIELSRADVFEHPQPPRDHVPRGSHPRNVRILPKSRDFH, encoded by the coding sequence ATGAACGGGCCGGTTCCCTTCGTCGAGCTGGTCGCGGCGAGCAATTACAGCTTCCTGCGCGGCGCCTCGGACGCCGGGGAGATGGTCGCGGCGGCGCTCGCGGCGGGCCATGCCGGGCTCGGCATCGCCGATCGCAATACGGTGGCCGGCGTGGTGCGGGCGTGGAAGGCACTGCGCGAAGCTCGCGAGGAACTGAAGGAGCAGGGGCTTCCCGATATCGACTTCAGGCTGGTGACGGGCGCCCGGCTGGTCTTCTGCGATGGGACGCCCGACATCGTCGCCTATCCCGCGACCCGCCATGGCTGGGGGCGGCTGACCCGGCTGCTGACGGTGGGCAATCGCCGGGCGGTCAAGGGCGATTGCATCCTGCAGATCAATGACTTGCTCGATCATGTTGAGGATCTGTTGCTGATCGTGATGCCCGGCGGCGGGATGGTGTTGGGGGAGGAAGGCGCGCGGCTGCACCCCAACTGGCAGGGCCCCTTGGCGCGCTCGTCTCTCCACCCAAAGCCGTCACCCCAGCGCAGGCTGGGGTCCATGTCTCTGGCGGCTATCGATGGCGTCAGAGTGGATGGATCATCGCCCGTGGAAGCAGACATGGACCCCAGCCTGCGCTGGGGTGACGGAATCGAGAGGACGCTCGAAATCCTCACCGCCGCCGCTCCGGATCGCGTCTGGCTCGGCCTCGCCATGCCCTATTCGGGACGTGACAAGCGCCGCCTCGCGAAGCTCGCCCGGATCGCCGCCGGGGTGAAAAATCAAAAAGGCGACGATCAACCCCATGCACCCGGAAATCCGGTCCCGCTGATCGCCACCAACGACGTGCTCTATGCCACCCCGCAGCAGCGTCCCCTCCACGATGTCGTCACCTGCATCCGCCTCGGCCTCAAGCTGGAAGAGGCCGGCACCAGGATCGCCGCCAATGCCGAACGGCATCTCAAGCCCGGCCGGGAGATGGCGCGGCTGTTCCGGGATTACCCCGAGGCGGTCGAGGAGAGTCTGGGGCTGCTCGACCGGATCGATTTCGATCTCGGCCAGCTCCGCTACGAATATCCGCACGAACCCGTCCCCGAAGGCTGGACCCCGCAAGGCTGGCTCGAGCATCTCGTCAGGAAGGGCATCCGCTGGCGTTATGGCACGGCGCCGTCGCGGAAGGTCCTCCGGCTTGTCGTGACCGAGCTCAAGCTCGTCCGTAAGGAACAATATGCCTATTATTTCCTGACCGTCCACGACGTGGTCAGATTTGCGCGCAGCCAGGGAATATTGTGCCAAGGGCGCGGTTCGGCGGCCAATTCGGTGATCTGCTACGTGCTTGGCGTCACCGAGGTAGATCCGGTCGCCAACCAACTGCTCTTCTCGCGCTTCATCTCCGAGGACCGCAAGGAGCCGCCCGATATCGACGTCGATTTCGAGCATGAGCGGCGCGAGGAGGTGATGCAATATGTCTACCGCCGCTATGGCCGCCACCGCGCCGGCATCGCCGGCACCGTCATCCATTACCGGCCGCGCAGCGCGGTGCGCGAGATCGCCAAGGTGCTGGGCTATAGCGAGGATGTCGCGGCCAGGCTGACCTCGACCATCTGGGGCAGCTTCGCGGCGAAGATGGAGGAGAAGCGCTTCCACGAGACCGGCTTCGACACCGGCAATGTCGGGATCGCCCGGCTCAACATGCTGGTCGAGCAACTGCTGACATTCCCGCGCCATCTGTCCCAGCATGTCGGCGGCTATGTGCTGACCGAGGACCGGCTCGACGAGACGGTGCCGATCCACAATGCCGCGATGGACGATCGCACCTTCATCGAATGGGACAAGGACGATATCGACGCGCTCTGCCTGATGAAGGTCGACATATTGGCGCTCGGCATGCTGACCTGTATCCGCAAGGCCTTCGCGCTGATCGAGACCCATATCGGCCGGCAATATACGATCGCCAGCATCCCGCCCGATCAGCCCGACGTCTATGACATGCTGTGCAGGGGTGACAGCATCGGCGTCTTCCAGGTCGAGAGCCGGGCCCAGATCAACATGCTGCCCCGGCTTCGCCCGCGCGAACTCTATGATCTCGTCATCCAGGTGGCGATCGTGCGGCCGGGGCCGATCCAGGGGGGCATGGTGCATCCCTATCTACGCCGCCGCGCGGGCAAGGAGCTGGTGGTCTATCCTTCACCGGGGCCTGCCCATGATCCCGATGAGCTGCGTGAGGTGCTGGGCAAGACGCTGGGCGTGCCGCTGTTCCAGGAGCAGGCGATGAAGCTGGCGATCGTCGCAGCGGGTTTCACCGATGCCGAGGCGAACCAGCTGCGCCGGGCCATGGCCACCTTCCGCAATGTCGGCACCATGCCGAAGTTCGAGCGCAAGATGATCGACGGCATGGTGAAGCGCGGCTACCCGGCCGATTTCGCGGCGCGCTGCTTCGAACAGATCAAGGGCTTCGGCAGCTATGGCTTTCCCGAAAGCCACGCCCAGTCCTTCGCGCTGCTGGTCTATGCCTCTTCCTACATCAAGTGCCGCTATCCGGCGGTGTTCGCCTGCGCGCTGCTCAATTCGCAGCCAATGGGCTTCTACGCCCCCGCCCAGATCGTCCGCGACGCGCGCGAGCATGGCGTCGAGGTTCGGGCCGTCGACATCAACAACAGTGGCTGGGACAATGGGCTGGAGCGGACTAGCTCAACCGATGACGATCATTCTGACGAAGGGGCCGGGTTCAGCCTCGCCCTACGCATCGGCCTGCGCCAGATCGACGGCTTCCGCGAAGCCTGGGCCGAGGCGCTGGTCGCGGCGCGTGGTGCGGGACGCTTCACCGGCATCGAGGAGCTGGCGCGCCGGGCCAGGCTGCCGCGCCGGGCGCTGCGGCTGCTGGCCGATGCCGATGCCTTCCGCTCGATCGGGCTCGACCGGCGGGCGGCGCTGTGGGAAGCGCGCCGCACCCCCGATGGCGAACTGCCCCTGTTCGCCGCCGCCCGGGCGCGCGAGCTGGGCGAGGAGCCCGATGCGATGCTGCCCGCGATGCCGCTATCGGAGCATGTCGCCGCCGATTACCAGCTCACCCGCCTGTCGCTCAAAGGCCATCCGATGCAGTTCCTGCGCGGGACCTTCGAGCGGGAAGGGGTGCTGAGCTGCCGCGAGGCATCGGAAGCCCGGAACGGCCGCCGCGCCAGGGTCGCCGGGGTCGTCCTCGTCCGCCAGCGGCCCGGGGAGGGCAAGGCGATCTTCATCACGCTGGAGGACGAGACCGGCATCTGCAACGTCCTGCTCTGGGCGCGGACCTTTGAGGTGCAGCGGCGGCAGGTGATGGCCTCCCGCCTGATGGTGGTGGAGGGGGAGATACAGAAGAGCCCGGAGGGCGTCGTCCACCTGATGGGCGCGATCGTCACCGATCGCACCGCCGAGCTCGATCGCCTGTCCGAGGATCACCGCGCCCAGATCGAGCTGTCGCGTGCCGATGTGTTCGAGCATCCCCAGCCGCCGCGCGATCACGTCCCCCGGGGCAGTCATCCCCGCAATGTGCGCATCCTGCCGAAATCGCGGGATTTCCATTAG
- a CDS encoding DUF418 domain-containing protein gives MSDEGSTSTPLAPVIRADRVEALDILRGVAVLGILMMNITAFGLLFHAYGNPLAGGGADGPNLIAYKIIQVGFEGTMRGIFSLLFGASIVLLTERMEASGAGLMTAEIHFRRMLWMMLFGVIHWALLLWTGEILFAYSLCGLVLFALRKLRPGIQIAAALLLLIGAAAIQTHQYHDAVKEKAAATVAEAAKTSGAKLTTEQEAAIESWQEQLGHVTPAPEEAKAIRDIHKGSWWNAVVKQWPGSVAFQWKGAPFWLLFDMIPFMLLGMGLLKLGILGGAAPPRLYLAMALAGYGVGIPLGIYELNLVLDARFDALAFAEADRTYELSRLAMVIGHLGLLLLFIRSGIIRPLQCALAATGQMALSNYLMQTIICTALFYGFGFGLFEAFQRYQLYGVVAAIWIAELIWSPLWLRHYRFGPFEWLWRSLTYWKLQPMRLA, from the coding sequence ATGAGCGACGAGGGTTCGACGAGTACACCGCTGGCTCCGGTGATCCGGGCCGATCGCGTCGAGGCGCTGGACATATTACGCGGCGTGGCGGTGCTCGGCATCCTGATGATGAACATCACCGCCTTCGGCCTGCTGTTCCACGCCTATGGCAATCCTCTTGCCGGCGGCGGCGCGGACGGGCCGAACCTGATCGCCTACAAGATCATCCAGGTCGGCTTCGAAGGGACGATGCGCGGGATCTTCTCGCTGCTGTTCGGGGCCAGCATCGTGCTGCTGACCGAGCGGATGGAGGCATCCGGCGCGGGCCTGATGACGGCCGAGATCCATTTCCGCCGGATGCTGTGGATGATGCTGTTCGGCGTCATCCACTGGGCGCTGCTGCTGTGGACGGGCGAAATCCTGTTCGCCTATTCGCTGTGCGGGCTGGTGCTGTTCGCGCTTCGCAAGCTGCGCCCCGGCATCCAGATCGCTGCCGCGCTGCTGCTGCTGATCGGAGCAGCGGCGATCCAGACCCACCAATATCATGATGCGGTGAAGGAAAAGGCCGCGGCGACCGTGGCGGAAGCCGCCAAGACATCGGGCGCCAAGCTCACCACGGAGCAGGAAGCGGCGATCGAGAGCTGGCAGGAACAGCTGGGCCATGTCACGCCTGCTCCCGAGGAGGCCAAGGCGATCCGCGACATCCACAAGGGTTCCTGGTGGAATGCGGTCGTCAAGCAATGGCCGGGCAGTGTCGCCTTCCAATGGAAGGGGGCGCCCTTCTGGCTGCTCTTCGACATGATCCCGTTCATGCTGCTCGGCATGGGGCTGCTGAAACTTGGCATCCTTGGCGGCGCCGCGCCACCGCGCCTCTATCTGGCGATGGCGCTGGCCGGCTATGGCGTCGGCATCCCGCTCGGCATCTATGAACTGAACCTCGTGCTCGACGCGAGGTTCGACGCGCTCGCCTTCGCGGAGGCCGACCGCACCTATGAGCTGAGCCGGCTGGCGATGGTGATCGGTCATCTCGGCTTGCTGCTGCTGTTCATCCGCTCCGGGATCATCAGGCCGCTGCAGTGCGCGCTCGCCGCGACCGGGCAGATGGCGCTCAGCAACTATCTGATGCAGACGATCATCTGCACGGCGCTGTTCTACGGCTTCGGCTTCGGCCTGTTCGAAGCATTCCAGCGCTACCAGCTCTACGGCGTGGTCGCGGCGATCTGGATCGCCGAACTGATCTGGAGCCCGCTCTGGCTGCGCCATTATCGCTTCGGCCCGTTCGAATGGCTGTGGCGGTCGCTGACCTACTGGAAGCTCCAGCCGATGCGGCTAGCCTAG
- a CDS encoding type II toxin-antitoxin system RelB/DinJ family antitoxin, translated as MGAQTSMLHVRVDETLKAQASETLANVGLTVSDAVRILLTRIVKEGGLPAGLVADPVAHDAWFRAKVREALDDTNPPVEHDRVMADTRALIERKRRGQIKA; from the coding sequence ATGGGCGCCCAGACCTCGATGCTCCACGTCCGGGTGGATGAAACCCTCAAGGCACAGGCTTCGGAAACGCTCGCCAATGTCGGGCTTACCGTGTCCGATGCGGTCCGGATATTGTTGACGCGCATTGTGAAGGAGGGCGGGCTTCCCGCTGGCTTGGTCGCCGATCCCGTTGCGCATGATGCCTGGTTCCGCGCGAAGGTGCGGGAGGCGCTCGACGACACCAACCCGCCTGTCGAGCATGACCGGGTCATGGCGGATACCCGCGCCTTGATCGAGCGGAAGCGGCGTGGCCAAATCAAGGCTTGA
- a CDS encoding Y-family DNA polymerase: protein MALAFPFLPADRLARAIRTGRPIPPSLAGFPPDAPFALVEKQRGAMRLAAVNRAALALGLSPGLSLADARAREPQLGVADLDLKADARFLERIADGCDRYTPMVALDPPDGLILDISGCAHLFGGEETLRDDLVARLERLGLTVLRALGDTPDAAHALARYAKVPPYPKDGEGDRAVRRGGGGVARHHAGGMVKARSRLQSSRGQKAHIITRSNVEDPSTIRCADGPPPQAALREDLGSLPVEALELDGEDTTALRRAGLKKLGDLEARPSQLLAARFGEAAGDKLRRIAGGRDIRITARRPEPALMLERRFAEPIGRTEAALAAIGELAGQAARRMEAAHRGGRRFEAQLFRTDGLVRALRIETGLPVRDVAVVMRLFDERLAALADPVDPGFGFDLVRLSVPALEPLVPLQLPLEGGALTEGELAQLLDRLSTRLGRNRVRRLAPRDSHIPEQAAFAFPAIEAGPSPEPWPEAEPGEPPLRPTHIFDPPQPIEVMMADVPDGPPARFRWRREMHEVTLAEGPERIGALWWRRADNAGLSRDYYRVEDRKGRRFWLFRLGLYGREAKSPDWYIHGLFA from the coding sequence CTGGCGCTGGCCTTCCCCTTCCTGCCGGCCGACCGGCTGGCGCGGGCGATCCGGACGGGCAGGCCAATACCGCCGTCTCTGGCCGGCTTTCCGCCTGACGCGCCCTTCGCGCTGGTCGAGAAGCAAAGGGGCGCGATGCGCCTCGCCGCGGTCAACCGTGCGGCGCTGGCGCTCGGCCTGTCGCCGGGGCTCAGCCTCGCCGATGCGCGGGCGCGCGAACCGCAACTGGGCGTGGCCGATCTCGATCTCAAGGCTGATGCCCGTTTCCTCGAACGCATCGCCGACGGCTGCGACCGCTATACCCCGATGGTCGCGCTCGATCCGCCCGACGGGCTGATCCTCGACATCAGCGGCTGCGCGCATCTGTTCGGGGGCGAGGAGACGCTGCGCGATGATCTGGTCGCGCGACTGGAGCGGCTGGGTCTGACGGTGCTGAGGGCGCTGGGCGATACCCCCGATGCGGCGCATGCTCTGGCGCGATATGCCAAAGTTCCTCCCTATCCAAAGGATGGGGAGGGGGACCGCGCCGTCAGGCGTGGTGGAGGGGGCGTAGCGCGTCACCATGCCGGGGGCATGGTGAAAGCGCGAAGCCGGCTGCAAAGCAGCCGTGGGCAGAAGGCCCACATCATCACTCGCTCAAATGTCGAAGACCCCTCCACCATCCGCTGTGCGGATGGTCCCCCTCCCCAAGCTGCGCTTAGGGAGGATCTAGGCAGTCTCCCCGTCGAGGCTCTCGAACTGGACGGGGAGGACACTACCGCCCTCCGCCGCGCCGGTCTCAAGAAACTCGGCGATCTCGAAGCCCGTCCCTCGCAGCTCCTCGCCGCGCGCTTCGGCGAGGCGGCCGGCGACAAGCTCCGCCGCATCGCCGGCGGGCGTGACATCCGCATCACCGCGCGGCGGCCCGAACCGGCTTTGATGCTCGAACGCCGCTTCGCCGAGCCGATCGGTCGCACCGAGGCCGCGCTCGCCGCGATCGGCGAGCTGGCGGGGCAGGCGGCGCGGCGCATGGAGGCGGCGCATCGCGGCGGCCGCCGCTTCGAGGCGCAGCTGTTCCGCACCGATGGCCTCGTCCGCGCGCTCCGGATCGAGACCGGCCTGCCGGTGCGCGACGTCGCGGTGGTGATGCGGCTGTTCGACGAGCGGCTGGCCGCGCTGGCGGATCCGGTCGATCCCGGCTTCGGCTTCGATCTGGTCCGCCTGTCGGTGCCGGCGCTCGAGCCGCTCGTGCCGCTCCAGCTTCCGCTGGAGGGCGGCGCGCTGACCGAGGGCGAACTGGCGCAGTTGCTCGATCGGCTCTCAACCCGGCTGGGCCGCAACCGCGTTCGCCGCCTCGCCCCGCGCGACAGCCATATCCCCGAACAGGCGGCCTTCGCCTTCCCCGCGATCGAGGCGGGCCCTTCGCCGGAACCCTGGCCTGAGGCCGAGCCCGGCGAACCGCCCTTGCGGCCCACCCATATCTTCGATCCGCCCCAGCCGATCGAGGTGATGATGGCGGATGTCCCCGATGGCCCACCCGCGCGCTTCCGCTGGCGGCGCGAGATGCATGAGGTGACGCTGGCCGAGGGGCCCGAGCGGATCGGCGCGCTGTGGTGGCGCCGTGCCGACAATGCCGGGCTCAGCCGCGACTATTACCGGGTCGAGGATCGCAAGGGCCGCCGCTTCTGGCTGTTCCGCCTCGGCCTCTACGGGCGCGAGGCGAAGAGTCCCGACTGGTACATCCACGGGCTGTTTGCATGA
- a CDS encoding ImuA family protein, translating to MHESRTIMAALRARVGAIEGPKPAGVALFRLGSAMLDAPLGGGLPKGRLHELFAAEDDDRAAMAGAALMLAIQASGGRMGKGPLLWLRQDNGVKAAGRLYGPGLAELGLDPARLIEVVAPDEAALLRAAGDAVRCPQLGALLVEPWKAARGLDLTASRRLAVAAEKSGVTVLLLRAAADPAPSAAYSRWRVRSLASAPLEAGAPGHPAIGLELLRHRGGLEGLTARLEWNRDEQAFRETALSGAGLPLPAGRPAGAGDPDGQANTAVSGRLSA from the coding sequence ATGCATGAGTCGCGGACCATCATGGCCGCCCTTCGCGCGCGCGTCGGCGCGATCGAAGGGCCGAAGCCGGCGGGGGTGGCGCTGTTCCGGTTGGGCAGCGCCATGCTCGATGCGCCGCTGGGCGGTGGCCTGCCCAAGGGCCGGCTGCACGAGCTGTTCGCGGCCGAGGACGACGATCGCGCCGCCATGGCGGGGGCGGCCTTGATGCTGGCTATCCAGGCAAGTGGGGGGCGGATGGGGAAGGGGCCGCTGCTCTGGCTGCGGCAGGACAATGGCGTGAAGGCGGCGGGCCGGCTCTACGGGCCGGGGCTGGCCGAGCTTGGCCTCGATCCCGCGCGGCTGATCGAGGTGGTGGCACCCGACGAGGCGGCGCTGCTGCGCGCGGCGGGGGACGCGGTACGCTGCCCCCAGCTGGGCGCATTGCTGGTTGAGCCGTGGAAAGCGGCGCGGGGGCTGGACCTGACCGCGAGTCGGCGCCTTGCCGTCGCGGCGGAAAAATCGGGGGTGACGGTGCTGCTGCTCCGGGCCGCCGCCGATCCCGCGCCAAGCGCCGCGTACAGCCGCTGGCGGGTGCGGTCGCTTGCCTCGGCGCCATTGGAGGCGGGGGCGCCGGGGCATCCGGCGATCGGATTGGAATTGCTGCGCCATCGCGGCGGACTGGAGGGTCTGACCGCCCGGCTGGAGTGGAATCGTGACGAGCAAGCTTTCCGGGAAACGGCGCTATCTGGCGCTGGCCTTCCCCTTCCTGCCGGCCGACCGGCTGGCGCGGGCGATCCGGACGGGCAGGCCAATACCGCCGTCTCTGGCCGGCTTTCCGCCTGA